In a single window of the Nymphalis io chromosome 20, ilAglIoxx1.1, whole genome shotgun sequence genome:
- the LOC126776601 gene encoding uncharacterized protein LOC126776601 — MSTVRHQPPYNGTKSLQGDGAALCRSTGLYETVLSLSDSKNRHRVNLEKERSRHAQELVRVERAHIADLQETRRTVVKQLDLARNDISGTLKEAQAVRNWLGYETGEPFRAIYEVREAQKRMEVKIKTTTHTTSELETDKEKWERMEAGITGLQSHIISLGNQLDTLIDDLKKTMSQKLDIMSSEVHALRDAKSKATSPPRPSLGTELAVQEVKETLNSIKKGAKELSKGEKPSMSPLTFAQTAVKPKAPQPSNHTLIISSKDPGETSEIVITKIRTTLDLKITGARVDSVRKARDQKVLSPEAWKRFTQAGKIYVGFGRCSVEDQPPLIQCAKCLGYGHTKQLCRAKGDTCSYCSGDHTGKDCPTKRKAELPAA; from the exons ATGTCTACGGTGCGGCACCAGCCACCATATAACGGCACGAAGTCGCTGCAGGGAGACGGCGCGGCTTTGTGCCGCAGCACG GGGCTGTACGAAACAGTCCTCTCCCTCTCGGACTCGAAAAATAGGCACAGGGTCAACCTGGAGAAGGAGCGCTCCCGTCATGCACAAGAATTGGTGCGAGTCGAGAGGGCCCACATAGCAGACCTCCAGGAGACCAGAAGAACAGTGGTCAAACAATTAGACCTAGCTCGCAATGACATCAGCGGGACTCTAAAGGAGGCTCAGGCGGTCCGCAACTGGCTCGGCTATGAGACCGGAGAACCCTTTAGAGCAATATACGAAGTCCGAGAGGCCCAAAAAAGGATGGAGGTCAAGATAAAGACCACAACCCACACCACGTCCGAACTAGAAACGGACAAGGAAAAATGGGAGAGGATGGAAGCAGGGATCACAGGGCTGCAGTCACATATAATCAGCCTTGGCAATCAGCTGGACACCCT CATCGACGACCTCAAAAAG ACAATGTCACAAAAACTGGACATCATGTCCTCTGAGGTACATGCGCTGAGGGACGCTAAGTCCAAGGCCACCTCACCTCCAAGACCGTCCTTAGGTACAGAACTGGCGGTCCAGGAGGTGAAAGAGACccttaattcaataaaaaagggAGCAAAGGAGCTCAGTAAGGGAGAAAAACCCTCAATGAGCCCACTTACATTCGCACAGACAGCGGTGAAACCAAAAGCTCCTCAGCCCTCTAACCACACCCTGATCATCTCCTCCAAAGATCCAGGAGAGACGAGTGAAATTGTCATCACAAAGATCAGGACCACCCTGGATCTAAAAATTACCGGGGCGAGAGTGGACAGCGTCCGAAAGGCCAGGGACCAAAAGGTG TTGTCCCCGGAGGCGTGGAAACGATTCACGCAAGCGGGAAAAATATACGTGGGTTTCGGCAGATGCTCTGTGGAGGACCAGCCCCCCCTCATCCAATGCGCCAAGTGCCTGGGATACGGGCACACTAAGCAACTATGCAGGGCGAAAGGTGACACCTGCAGCTACTGCAGTGGCGACCATACGGGAAAGGACTGCCCCACTAAGAGGAAAGCCGAGCTCCCCGCTGCGTGA